Below is a genomic region from Demequina sp..
CCTCATCGATGGGCAGGTCGCTGGCCGCGTCGGTCATGCCGTCCCCTCGTAGTCGAGTGTCTTCCACAGCGTTCTTCACAGGCGGTTGAGGCGCCGTCACCGGTTCGTAACTTGGCCCACTCGGCGTGTCGTACGCTTATATGCGCCGTGATGGTGGAGCCTAGCCTGTTCGCGGCGTACCACCAACGCGAGCGACAAGATTTGACCCAAGGCCCATTTTCGCGTAACGTTAATGCGCTGTTTGACCACCCCCCAATGATCGTTTCAGGAGCCATGCCGTGAGCAAGCGGACCTTCCAGCCGAACAACCGCAAGCGCGCCAAGACGCACGGCTTCCGCCTGCGCATGCGCACCCGTGCGGGCCGCTCCATCCTGGCGGCTCGTCGCCGCAAGGGACGCACCGAAATCTCGGCGTAGGGGTGCTGCCTGCAGCCTCGCGACTGACGTCATCCGACGAGTTCTCGACGGTGATGCGTCACGGATCGCGGGCGGGCAGGAACACTGTCGTAGTGCACGTGGCGTTGACCGGCGATGCGAAGAGCATGGCCGGTTTCGCTGTTTCTAAGGCTGTAGGAGGCGCAGTGGTGAGGAACCGCGTGAAGCGTCGCCTCCGCGCGATCATGGCCGACGTTCTCCCCACTCTCCCTGCAGGGTCGGCGGTCGTTGTGCGCGCCCTTCCCCCCTCAGCCGGCGCGAGCTTTGTTTCGCTGGGCGCGGACGTGCGCGGGGCCGTCGGGCAGGCACTGGCTAAGGTGAGCGCATGATCACCCAGCTGCCTCGCCAAGCGGTGATGGGCCTCATCCGTGGCTACCAACTCGTGATCTCGCCGATGACCGGTCCGAGCTGCAAGTACTACCCCTCGTGTTCCCACTACGGGATGGAGGCCGTACGAGTGCATGGCGCCTTCGTAGGGAGTGGACTGGCACTGTGGCGCATCGTGCGCTGCAACCCCTGGAGTGTTGGCGGTGTGGACGACGTCCCCGCCCGCGGAGAGCGCCTGTTCCGGCTGCACCGCAACAATCGTGCGGTGAACGCACCTGACCGCGAGCAGCAGCTCGCCTGACATCAAGGACGCTCGTGAACTTTCTGAACACCATCCTGGCCCCGCTCGAGTGGGTGGTCGCGGCGATCATGGTGATCTGGCACAGCATCTTCACGTTCTTTGGGCTGGATCCCGCGGGTGGCGCCGCGTGGTCGCTCGCGATCGTGGGACTCGTGGTGACGATCCGTGTGATGCTGATTCCGCTGTTTGTGCGGCAGATCAAGGCGAGCCGCGCCATGCAGATGATCGCCCCCGAGCTCAAGGCCGTGCAGGCCAAGTACAAGGGCAAGAAGGACCAGGCGTCGCGCGAGGCGATGAGCCGCGAGACGATGGAGCTCTACGCGAAGCACCGCACGAATCCGTTCTCTTCGTGCATGCCCATGCTCATCCAGGCGCCGATCTTCTTCGCCCTGTTCCGGGTGCTCAATCAGAAGCTCAAGACCGGTGGCATCGGGCTCCTGACCCCGGAGCTGGCGGAGCAGGCCGAGTCCGCGACCATCTTTGGCGCGAAGCTCTCCGAGTCGTTCACGACGTCCGTTGGCGCCGCCGCGAAGATCGTGTCCGCGGTGCTCATCATCGCGATGGTGGCGACCACGTTCACCACGCAGCGACAGCTCACGCGCAAGAACATGCCCAAGTCCGCGCTCGAGGGCCCCATGGCTCGCCAACAGCAGATGATCATGTACGCGCTGCCGTTCGTGTTCATCATCACCGGCCCCAACTTCCCCGTTGGTGTGCTGATCTACTGGACCACCACCAACCTGTGGACCATGGGCCAGCAGTACTACGTCATCAAGCGCAACCCCACGCCGGGCTCTGAGGCCGAAGCGCTCTACCTGGAGAAGAAGACCGCCAAGGAGCAGGCGCGAGCCATCAAGCGCGGCGAGACCACCCTGGAGCAGATCGAGGCGGAGAAGCAGGCGGAGATCGAGGCCGCCCGCGGTCAGCGTCAGCAGCCCAAGAAGGGCGCCCCGCGCGCCAAGCGGGCCGGTGGCCCCAAGCCCGCGGAGAGCACAGCAATCGTCCCCGAGCCCGAGGGTGAACTTGAGGCGAGCGCGGAATCCGAAGAGACCACTGGCCCGGCAGCGCCCACGCCCACCAAGGGCCCAGGGCAGCGGAACCAGCCGAAGAAGAAGAGGTAGAACCGACCATGACCGAAGAGACTTCGCGCGCCAAACTCGACGCCGAGGGCGATGCCGCCGCCGACTTCCTCGAGGAGCTGCTCGACATCCTTGATATGGACGGCGACATCGACATCTCGGTGGAGGCTGGGCGCGCCAAGGTGGCCATCGTGTCCGAGGGCCCCAACCAGAACCTCAAGCGCCTCGTTGGTCCCGACGGTGAGGTTCTCGACGCGCTGCAGGATCTGGCGCGCCTCGCGGTGCAGTCCGAGACCGGCGAGCTCAGCCGCCTCATGCTCGACATCGCGGACTTCCGCGCCGGCCGCCGCGAGCGTCTCGCGGAGCAGGCTCGCGAGGCGATCGCCGAGGTGAACGGCGGGGCGGAGCGCGTGGCCATGAAGCCGATGAACGCATACGAGCGCAAGGTGGTTCACGACGTCGTGCTCGAGTCCGGGCTTGCCTCCGAGTCCGAGGGCGAGGAGCCGAACCGCTACGTGGTCGTGCTCGCCAAGGCCTGACGTTTCACGTGAAACATGAGCGGTGACGGTGGCGTTGAGGGCAGCGGCGTTGGGGCCGGTGGTGTTGAAGCCGGCGGTGTTCGTGACCTCGGCACTGATCCGCTAGATGGAGCGCCAGAGGTCCGCGCGTACCTTGGCGACCGCTACGACGCCGTTAGGGCCTTCGGGTTGCTGCTCGCCGACCAGGGAGAACTCCGCGGACTGATCGGCCCACGCGAGCTAGGGCGCATATGGGAGCGACACCTCCTCAATTCTGCAGCCGTGGTCCCCTTCCTCGGCGATGGTGTGGTGGTCGATATCGGCTCGGGAGCCGGACTTCCTGGTCTTGTCATCGCGTCGATGGAGCCCGAGCGCCGTGTGGTGCTCGTGGAGCCCATGGACCGCCGCTGCGCCTGGCTGCGCGAGGCCGCGGAGACGCTCGGATTGAGGGGCGTGACGGTGCTGCGCGGTCGCGCCGAAGAGGTCCGGGATGCCGTCGAGGGTGACGTCGTGACGGCGCGCGCCGTCGCCTCGATCGACAAGCTCGTCAAGTGGTCGGCGCCGCTGCTGGCGCCCGGCGGGCGCATGGCGCTCCTCAAGGGCAGGAGCGCCGCCGAGGAGCTCGAGAAGGCCAAGTACGTGTTGCGCCGCGCCGGCCTCGTCGGTGAGGTTCACAGCGCTCCAACCGTGCCCGGCCTTGAGGCGACGACCGTCGTCACGCTAGCCCGCGCCTAGCGACGCCGCACCTGCGTCCCCAGCGCTGTCCACAGCGTTTTCGTGCGCAGATCGGAGTTATCCCCCGGGGTCTCCACAAGCGGGATCGGGCCGGTAGAGTCGGTCATCTATGTCACGGACGTTCGCCTTCGCGGCCAGGTTGCGGCGGCACCGTTTCACGTGAAACATTGTCTTGAAGGCAGGGAGGGCTCCTACGTGTCGGAACGCGAGAACGCGCATCACCGCGCCGAGATGCCCGCGTATTCCGTAGTCGCCACTGGCCTCACCGAGGACTCGGTGAACGAGCTCGTCGTCGCGGAGTTGGTCGATGAAGGCCCTGTCGAAGAGGGCCTCGCGGACGAACAGCCCTCCGATGGGCTGCCCGCCGAGCCCGGTGGCCGCGACCCACTACCCCCAGCCGACGTTTCACGTGAAACAGCGCCATCGCCGGGCGACGCGTTCGCCGGGCTCGGCGTGAGCGATGACAGCCCTCTCGCGGCCGAGATGATCGCCACGGAGCGCCTGCGCAGGGAGCTCGAGTCACGAGACTTCCCTAGACCAAAGCGGACCAGGGTCTTCGCGGTCTCCAACCAGAAGGGCGGCGTCGGGAAGACCACCACCTCGGTCAATCTCGCGGCGGCTCTCGCCCAGCACGGGGCCAACGTGCTCGTCATCGACGCGGACCCGCAGGGGAACGCGTCGACGGCGCTTGGCGTGTCCCACCACAGCGGCACCCCGTCGATCTACGACGTGCTGCTCGACGAGGTGCCACTCGCCCGCGTCGCGCAGCGATCTCCCCACGTCCGCACCCTGTGGTGCGTGCCGGCCACGATCGACCTGGCGGGCGCCGACATCGAACTGGTATCGATGGTGCGCCGCGAGTTCCGGCTTCACGATGCGCTCAAGGACCTTCTCGCAGGGGCGGGCAAGGATCTGGACTACGTCTTCATCGACTGTCCGCCGAGCCTGGGGCTGCTCACCCTCAACGCGATGGTCACCGCAGGGGAGGTGCTGATCCCGATCCAGTGCGAGTACTACGCGCTCGAGGGGTTGACCCAGCTCATGCGGACCGTGGAGATGGTCCAGAAGCATCTCAACAGGGACCTGCACGTCTCGACGATCGTGCTGACGATGTACGACGCTCGCACCAACCTCGCCCGCGACGTCGCCGACGAGGTCCGTACGCACTTTCCGGAGCAGACGCTGGAAACGACAATTCCGCGCTCAGTCCGGGTATCCGAGGCCCCAAGTTTCGGCCAAACCGTCATGACCCACGACCCTCACTCGCCGGGCGCTGTCGCCTATCTGGCGATAGCGTCGGACATCGCCTCTCGAGACCCAGGAGACAGCACGTGAGCACCAAGCGCGGATTGGGACGCGGGCTAGGCGCCCTCATACCTACTGAGGCCACAACGGAGACGGCGGAGGTGCGGGTAGACCGCCCCCGCGATGTCTTCTTCGGCGGTGACTCGCCGCGCACGAGCGAGGTGGAGCTCGTACCCGTGCCTGGCGCGCGCTTTGCGCAGCTCGACGTCGCGAGCATCATCCCGAACCCGCGGCAGCCGCGCGAGGTCTTCGACGAGGACGCACTCAGCGAGCTGATCGGATCCATCAAGGAGATCGGCGTCCTCCAGCCCGTTGTGGTGCGGCCGGCCGGCGACGGCTACGAGCTCATCATGGGCGAGCGCCGCCTGCGC
It encodes:
- the rpmH gene encoding 50S ribosomal protein L34; amino-acid sequence: MSKRTFQPNNRKRAKTHGFRLRMRTRAGRSILAARRRKGRTEISA
- the rnpA gene encoding ribonuclease P protein component, giving the protein MLPAASRLTSSDEFSTVMRHGSRAGRNTVVVHVALTGDAKSMAGFAVSKAVGGAVVRNRVKRRLRAIMADVLPTLPAGSAVVVRALPPSAGASFVSLGADVRGAVGQALAKVSA
- the yidD gene encoding membrane protein insertion efficiency factor YidD is translated as MITQLPRQAVMGLIRGYQLVISPMTGPSCKYYPSCSHYGMEAVRVHGAFVGSGLALWRIVRCNPWSVGGVDDVPARGERLFRLHRNNRAVNAPDREQQLA
- the yidC gene encoding membrane protein insertase YidC, whose translation is MNFLNTILAPLEWVVAAIMVIWHSIFTFFGLDPAGGAAWSLAIVGLVVTIRVMLIPLFVRQIKASRAMQMIAPELKAVQAKYKGKKDQASREAMSRETMELYAKHRTNPFSSCMPMLIQAPIFFALFRVLNQKLKTGGIGLLTPELAEQAESATIFGAKLSESFTTSVGAAAKIVSAVLIIAMVATTFTTQRQLTRKNMPKSALEGPMARQQQMIMYALPFVFIITGPNFPVGVLIYWTTTNLWTMGQQYYVIKRNPTPGSEAEALYLEKKTAKEQARAIKRGETTLEQIEAEKQAEIEAARGQRQQPKKGAPRAKRAGGPKPAESTAIVPEPEGELEASAESEETTGPAAPTPTKGPGQRNQPKKKR
- the rsmG gene encoding 16S rRNA (guanine(527)-N(7))-methyltransferase RsmG, whose translation is MSGDGGVEGSGVGAGGVEAGGVRDLGTDPLDGAPEVRAYLGDRYDAVRAFGLLLADQGELRGLIGPRELGRIWERHLLNSAAVVPFLGDGVVVDIGSGAGLPGLVIASMEPERRVVLVEPMDRRCAWLREAAETLGLRGVTVLRGRAEEVRDAVEGDVVTARAVASIDKLVKWSAPLLAPGGRMALLKGRSAAEELEKAKYVLRRAGLVGEVHSAPTVPGLEATTVVTLARA
- a CDS encoding ParA family protein produces the protein MPAEPGGRDPLPPADVSRETAPSPGDAFAGLGVSDDSPLAAEMIATERLRRELESRDFPRPKRTRVFAVSNQKGGVGKTTTSVNLAAALAQHGANVLVIDADPQGNASTALGVSHHSGTPSIYDVLLDEVPLARVAQRSPHVRTLWCVPATIDLAGADIELVSMVRREFRLHDALKDLLAGAGKDLDYVFIDCPPSLGLLTLNAMVTAGEVLIPIQCEYYALEGLTQLMRTVEMVQKHLNRDLHVSTIVLTMYDARTNLARDVADEVRTHFPEQTLETTIPRSVRVSEAPSFGQTVMTHDPHSPGAVAYLAIASDIASRDPGDST